Proteins encoded by one window of Candidatus Woesearchaeota archaeon:
- a CDS encoding HTH domain-containing protein: MDEHLYSINQNTNEISSNYEYLCEMDYKINKLSERLDHMQLFLEQNLGFKKAKKPKFQTKPLSNNEQDVFLVLYMLEEKKGAVTYSDIAARTGLSRDLIANYITRMIEKNIPIIKRYVNNQPLLRLDPQFKRLQAKENILGLNQKTINNF; encoded by the coding sequence TTGGACGAGCACCTCTATTCCATAAACCAAAACACGAATGAGATTTCTTCCAACTATGAATACCTTTGCGAGATGGATTACAAGATAAACAAGCTTTCCGAAAGGCTCGATCATATGCAGCTTTTCCTTGAGCAAAATCTTGGCTTTAAGAAAGCTAAAAAGCCAAAATTCCAGACAAAGCCCCTTTCTAATAACGAGCAGGACGTCTTTCTTGTGCTTTACATGCTTGAGGAGAAGAAAGGCGCAGTAACCTATAGCGACATAGCAGCAAGGACAGGCCTTTCCCGGGATCTGATAGCAAATTACATTACCAGGATGATAGAAAAGAACATACCGATTATCAAGCGCTACGTCAATAACCAGCCGCTTCTAAGGCTGGATCCCCAGTTCAAGCGCCTGCAGGCAAAAGAGAACATCCTCGGCCTTAACCAGAAAACAATTAATAATTTCTAA
- a CDS encoding tyrosine-type recombinase/integrase codes for MARKFNEFYLSWDEINSIIAVAKNLKESVILKILARTGMRRFELANLKVKDVDFERKRLFVAKGKGGSEKDPKSRSVPIDDDTLQTIRFYLGSRKTGFLVQSNKHSSEGISLSQINRIVANCAKRANVKNPNPKVKNMNPHIFRHSFSRLSLAAGIPFNMVQRMAGHADARTTLQMYGIPSITDTQEIYEAKLTEKFKEGPRDKGNEKLNKFTGDR; via the coding sequence ATGGCAAGGAAATTTAATGAATTTTATCTGAGCTGGGATGAAATCAATTCAATTATTGCGGTTGCTAAGAATCTAAAAGAAAGTGTTATTTTGAAAATTCTTGCCAGGACCGGAATGAGAAGGTTTGAACTTGCTAATCTTAAGGTCAAGGATGTGGATTTTGAAAGGAAACGGTTATTTGTTGCAAAGGGCAAGGGAGGAAGTGAAAAAGATCCAAAATCAAGGTCTGTTCCGATTGATGATGATACTTTACAGACGATAAGGTTTTACTTAGGCAGCAGGAAAACAGGATTTTTGGTACAGAGCAATAAACATAGTTCAGAGGGAATTTCCCTTAGCCAAATCAATAGGATTGTGGCAAATTGCGCTAAAAGGGCTAATGTTAAAAATCCGAATCCGAAGGTAAAAAACATGAATCCACATATTTTTAGACATAGTTTTTCAAGGCTTAGTTTAGCTGCTGGGATACCTTTTAATATGGTGCAAAGGATGGCTGGCCATGCAGATGCCAGGACAACTCTTCAAATGTATGGAATACCGTCAATTACTGATACGCAGGAGATATATGAAGCGAAATTGACTGAGAAGTTTAAGGAGGGGCCCAGGGATAAGGGGAATGAAAAGTTAAACAAATTTACAGGGGACAGGTAG